A stretch of Telopea speciosissima isolate NSW1024214 ecotype Mountain lineage chromosome 11, Tspe_v1, whole genome shotgun sequence DNA encodes these proteins:
- the LOC122645135 gene encoding LRR receptor-like serine/threonine-protein kinase EFR, translating into MSLAIAGNNNNNNNYNNETDRFALLDFKKQIYDPYGALSSWNDAIHFCNWVGITCGHHHRQRVIGLYLRGKGLGGNISPSIGNLSFLHSLDIANNSFHGKIPHEIGNLIRLQFIVLPNNTLEGELPTSLANCTRLRQIDFSYNKLVGKIPGEIPASLGNISSIQIISLNWNTLHGNIPKSFGQLTNLYSLGLSINNLSGMVPFSLYNLSSLEIISLAINQLHGSFPRDIGLTLPNLKRLAIGENLFSGRIPNSFSNISKLEVLSITDNSFVGPVPNNLGNLQNLQWLFIGENQFGTGEADNDLDFVDYLVNCTNLKILDANTNGFKGPLPNIKANLSTQLSMLLLGQNQIFGTIPLGIENLSNLTMLALEENFLEGNIPFVIGKLLKLQRLFFGGNRLSGQIPSAIGNLTLLYELHLEENNLNGSIPSSIGNCHQLQFLTLLSAEIPSSIGDCNSLEHLYMGGEVPTKGIFGNASAIFVNGNDKLCGGVAELHLLACTDHGSMKREKSHAFRIVLAIIGVLSYRDLFQATGGFSSANFIGSGSFDSVYKGIIDQDETIVAVKVLNLQNPRVYKSFIADCEALRNIRHRNLVKILTSCSSIDSKRKDFKALVYEFMPNRSLDDWLHLPVEAHNHSRNLNLLQRLNIAIDVASDLNYLHYNCHAPIGHCDLKPSNVLLDIDMIAHVSDFGLARLLLEPDDNSSETQTSTIGIKGSIGYATPEYGMGGRATIHGDVFSYGILLLEIFTGKRPTDQMFTDDLNLHNFAKAALPAHVMQILDPTFLSREKQTEEIEEVVTNRMEGPSHRTDQLQDCITSIIEIAVQCSMESPRERMRMNDVVRRLHLIKGKFS; encoded by the exons atgagtctAGCCATAGCAgggaacaacaacaacaacaacaactacaacaacGAGACAGATCGATTTGCTTTGCTGGATTTCAAGAAGCAAATTTATGATCCTTATGGAGCACTAAGTTCTTGGAACGATGCCATCCATTTCTGCAACTGGGTTGGGATCACATGTGGCCATCATCACCGACAACGGGTTATCGGTTTGTATTTACGAGGGAAGGGCTTGGGAGGTAACATATCTCCTTCCATAGggaatctctcttttcttcattccCTCGACATTGCAAACAATAGCTTCCATGGCAAAATCCCTCATGAGATCGGTAATCTGATTCGACTACAGTTCATTGTTCTTCCTAACAACACCCTCGAAGGAGAACTTCCTACTAGCTTGGCCAACTGCACTCGTCTAAGACAAATTGATTTCTCCTATAACAAACTTGTTGGGAAGATTCCAG GAGAAATACCAGCTTCTTTAGGGAACATTTCCTCCATCCAAATTATCTCTTTGAATTGGAATACACTGCACGGGAACATTCCAAAATCCTTTGGTCAGCTAACAAACTTATACAGTCTAGGACTTAGTATAAACAACTTATCTGGTATGGTCCCTTTTTCTCTATACAATCTCTCATCTCTTGAAataatttcccttgcaatcaaCCAACTCCATGGGAGCTTTCCACGAGACATAGGCCTCACCCTTCCAAACCTCAAAAGACTAGCAATTGGAGAGAACCTTTTCTCAGGGAGAATTCCAAATTccttctccaatatttcaaaACTCGAAGTACTTAGTATCACTGATAATAGTTTTGTTGGACCCGTCCCTAACAACTTAGGAAATCTTCAAAACCTTCAATGGCTCTTTATTGGAGAAAATCAATTTGGAACGGGGGAAGCTGATAATGATTTAGATTTTGTAGATTATTTGGTCAATTGtacaaatctaaaaattttggACGCAAACACCAATGGTTTTAAGGGTCCTCTTCCCAACATTAAAGCCAATCTCTCAACACAACTCTCAATGCTTCTTTTGGGTCAGAATCAAATATTTGGAACCATTCCTCTTGGGATTGAGAATCTCTCCAACTTGACCATGTTGGCCTTGGAGGAGAACTTTCTTGAAGGTAATATTCCGTTTGTCATAGGGAAGCTTCTGAAGCTACAAAGATTATTCTTCGGTGGAAATAGACTTTCAGGACAGATACCTTCCGCTATAggcaatctcactcttttgtatGAACTCCATTTAGAAGAAAACAACTTGAATGGAAGCATTCCTTCCAGCATTGGAAATTGCCACCAGTTACAGTTCCTAACCTT ATTGTCTGCAGAAATTCCCTCCTCCATTGGTGATTGTAATAGTTTGGAACATCTTTATATGGGAG GGGAGGTACCAACAAAAGGAATCTTCGGAAATGCAAGTGCAATTTTTGTGAATGGAAATGATAAGCTTTGTGGTGGAGTTGCGGAGTTACATCTGCTTGCATGCACAGACCATGGATCTATGAAACGAGAAAAGTCCCATGCTTTTAGAATAGTTTTGGCGATAATCGGTGTG CTTTCATACAGAGATCTCTTCCAAGCTACTGGAGGATTTTCTTCAGCTAATTTCATAGGTTCTGGTAGTTTTGACTCTGTATACAAAGGGATTATCGACCAAGATGAAACTATTGTTGCAGTCAAGGTACTCAACCTTCAAAATCCAAGAGTCTACAAAAGCTTTATCGCTGACTGCGAAGCATTAAGAAACATTCGGCATCGAAATCTTGTCAAGATTTTAACTTCTTGTTCAAGTATtgattcaaaaagaaaagatttcaaAGCCCTTGTTTATGAGTTCATGCCCAATAGGAGTCTAGATGATTGGTTGCACTTGCCGGTGGAGGCACATAATCATTCAAGAAATTTAAACCTTCTTCAAAGATTAAACATCGCAATTGATGTGGCTTCTGATTTAAATTACCTTCATTATAATTGTCATGCTCCAATTGGTCATTGTGACTTGAAGCCAAGCAATGTTCTACTTGACATAGACATGATTGCACATGTCAGTGATTTTGGTTTGGCGAGGCTACTTTTGGAACCTGATGACAATTCATCTGAGACTCAAACTAGCACCATTGGGATAAAAGGATCTATTGGCTATGCTACTCCAG AATATGGAATGGGTGGAAGGGCAACTATACATGGGGACGTGTTTAGCTATGGGATCCTTTTGTTGGAGATATTCACAGGAAAAAGGCCAACAGATCAGATGTTTACGGATGACTTAAATCTCCATAATTTTGCAAAAGCAGCTTTACCCGCACATGTGATGCAAATTTTAGATCCAACATTCCTATCCAGGGAAAAACAAactgaagaaattgaagaggtcGTTACCAATAGGATGGAAGGTCCTAGTCATAGGACAGATCAATTGCAAGATTGCATAACGtcaataattgaaattgcaGTCCAGTGCTCCATGGAATCCCCAAGAGAACGTATGCGCATGAATGATGTCGTGAGGAGATTACATTtaatcaaaggaaaattttcttga